The genomic interval TACGCTTTGAGCGCAAAAATCTTGAATATGAGGGTGCTAAACATTTTGAGGATATTACGTCATTGGTAGACTATATTAATCTTACATGTAAAGGTGAAAAAGTGCTGAGTACGTTAGGCATAAAAAACTTGGAAGACCTTCAAAAAATCAAGGATCAAGAAAACCTTTTTATTCGTCTTTTACCCGTCGTTATATCAATACAAAAAGCAGAAACTTTGGGTTTTTTAGCCAAAAATATTATCGCGATACAAGGACCTTTTAGTAAAGAGTTTAATACTGCAATAATTAAAAACTATGGGATACAATATCTTATAACAAAAGAGAGTGGTGATGAAGGAGGAGAGATGGAAAAAGTTTTAGCGTGCAAGGAAGAGGGAGTTCAACTTTTAGTACTAAAACGTCCTTTTATCAATTATCTAAAGACATGGGACTCTCTTCAAGAGATTGTTGACGAATTAAAGTGTAGATTGAGTTTATGATGCGCTATATTTGGAGCTATTATCAAAATCACTTATCATTGTTTTATACAACGGTGGCCAGTACTTTTCTTTTAGCTTTTTTGGATATTTTATTTCCTTATATTGTACAATTAATGATATCTGAGGATTTCATTGCTTCCAATGGAATGAAGATGACATTGATGTTTTTACTTTTGGGTGGGATTATTATTTTACGCTCACTTGCCGTATGGGTACGGAACTATTGGGGAAGCTTGCTTGGGATAAATGTTGAATTCGATATGCGCAATGATTTGTTTAAGCATATCAATACGCTTTCCTTTTCGTATTTTGATAACACCAAGACGGGTTCATTAATGTCTCGAGTGGTGAGTGATATCGCTGAAGTTTCCAAAGTTGTTACGGAGATTCCTAGAGATTTATTGCTTATTCCTATTACGTTAATTGGGGCCATTGGTGTGATGCTTAGCCTTAATTTAAAACTGGGAATGGTTGTACTGTTATTGATGCCTGTTTTGATTTTCTTTACATACTATAAAAACACCAAGTTACGACATGCGTATATGTCCTCAAAGCGTAAAATTGCACATCTAAACGCTCAGTTAACAGATAGCTTTGAAGGCATTCGTGTCGTTCAAGCGTTTAGCAACGAAGCCCATGAGATGCATAAGTTTAAGCAGAGCAATCAAGCCTATAAAGAGATGACAGCCAAAGCGTTTAAGGCATTGGCAGACTTGCGAAGTATCAGTAACTTTTTCTCGGGAGCCTTGCAAGTTATCATTATCGCTTATGGTATTTACCTTGTGCAGTACGAACACATGTCTATAGGTGTACTATTTGCCTTTGTCCTTTATATCGATCGTTTTATGCGCCCCATTCGAAATTTTATCTCATTGACAGAGGTTTATCAAAAAGGTTTAGTTGGCATGGATAGGTTTCAAGAGTTGATGCAAATAAAGAGCACTGTGCGAGATGATGCAAAAGAAGAGATGGAATCCGTTAAAGGGCATATCGCCTTTAATAATGTAAATTTTACATATGAAGAACAAGGGGAAGGTATTTTAAAAGATATCAATTTTACTATCACTCCTCAAGAGCATATTGCATTAGTGGGAGGTACGGGTAGTGGTAAAAGCACCTTGTGTGCGTTGATTATGCGTTTTTATGAGCCTCAAATTGGCTCCATAAAGATTGATGGTAAGGATATCAAAGAGGTGTCTGTTAAGTCATTAAGAAGGCAAATCGGCATTGTACAACAAGATGTTTTTTTATTTAATGGAACTATCAAAGAAAATATTTTATACGGACGTTTAGAAGCAAGCGAAGAAGAGGTCATAGCAGCCGCTAAAAAAGCAAATATTCATGAATTTGTGATGGGATTAGCAGAGGGGTATGAGAGTGT from Sulfurospirillum multivorans DSM 12446 carries:
- the cobK gene encoding precorrin-6A reductase, with amino-acid sequence MWLIGGTKDSRILLEQLVEYHDQFIVSITTSYGKKLLENYNVKIIDKRLSKEEKKVLIENECITLILDTSHPYAEGISHSAMEIAKECGVEYLRFERKNLEYEGAKHFEDITSLVDYINLTCKGEKVLSTLGIKNLEDLQKIKDQENLFIRLLPVVISIQKAETLGFLAKNIIAIQGPFSKEFNTAIIKNYGIQYLITKESGDEGGEMEKVLACKEEGVQLLVLKRPFINYLKTWDSLQEIVDELKCRLSL
- a CDS encoding ABC transporter ATP-binding protein — its product is MMRYIWSYYQNHLSLFYTTVASTFLLAFLDILFPYIVQLMISEDFIASNGMKMTLMFLLLGGIIILRSLAVWVRNYWGSLLGINVEFDMRNDLFKHINTLSFSYFDNTKTGSLMSRVVSDIAEVSKVVTEIPRDLLLIPITLIGAIGVMLSLNLKLGMVVLLLMPVLIFFTYYKNTKLRHAYMSSKRKIAHLNAQLTDSFEGIRVVQAFSNEAHEMHKFKQSNQAYKEMTAKAFKALADLRSISNFFSGALQVIIIAYGIYLVQYEHMSIGVLFAFVLYIDRFMRPIRNFISLTEVYQKGLVGMDRFQELMQIKSTVRDDAKEEMESVKGHIAFNNVNFTYEEQGEGILKDINFTITPQEHIALVGGTGSGKSTLCALIMRFYEPQIGSIKIDGKDIKEVSVKSLRRQIGIVQQDVFLFNGTIKENILYGRLEASEEEVIAAAKKANIHEFVMGLAEGYESVVGERGIKLSGGQKQQLSIARIFLKDPAILILDEATSALDNITEHYVQKSLDALAQNRTVITIAHRLSSVKNASKILVMKNGRIAEEGTHKELLSFNGVYQTLHDLQFREGKER